One genomic region from Acidobacteriota bacterium encodes:
- a CDS encoding sialidase family protein: MTRFTGLADMDAPYSMFEGKDGSLRLFASAAPIPGGRGWPREYPRWLMLLMRSLDKGLTWSTVSVIGSNDYDMDEGTIAYLPDGSLGFFCRPTSAWFQSYDDGRTWSPPRLLLTDPIIEDPNFGSEFLGPKLLRRGDVVTTPGGVTAVVFGGRHKLESDDPKVPNNGEVIYSRDNGRTWVKPAPGRGFKCDPKSYYPNACVLEDGSIFMVGQREGFKNRFGPHGAEVTSVRFRIKKPEEGEGVRLLPIGEPS, encoded by the coding sequence GTGACACGCTTCACCGGGCTCGCCGATATGGACGCTCCCTACAGCATGTTCGAGGGCAAGGACGGCTCGTTGCGCCTCTTCGCCTCCGCCGCGCCCATTCCCGGGGGAAGGGGATGGCCCAGGGAATATCCTCGTTGGCTCATGCTCCTCATGCGCTCCCTGGACAAGGGCCTCACCTGGTCGACCGTCTCGGTGATCGGCAGCAATGACTACGACATGGACGAGGGCACGATCGCCTATTTGCCGGACGGCAGTCTGGGATTTTTCTGCCGGCCGACGTCGGCCTGGTTTCAGTCCTACGACGACGGAAGAACCTGGTCCCCGCCGCGCCTGCTCCTGACCGACCCGATCATCGAAGATCCCAACTTCGGAAGCGAGTTTCTCGGCCCCAAACTGCTCCGGCGGGGAGACGTGGTGACGACGCCCGGCGGGGTGACCGCCGTCGTCTTCGGGGGTCGCCACAAACTCGAAAGCGACGATCCCAAGGTGCCCAACAACGGAGAAGTGATCTACAGCCGGGACAACGGAAGGACCTGGGTGAAGCCGGCGCCGGGACGCGGCTTCAAGTGCGATCCCAAGTCCTACTACCCCAATGCCTGCGTTCTGGAGGACGGTTCCATCTTCATGGTCGGCCAGCGGGAAGGCTTCAAGAACCGATTCGGCCCGCATGGGGCCGAGGTGACGTCGGTCCGGTTCCGCATCAAGAAACCCGAGGAGGGGGAAGGGGTCCGACTCCTGCCCATCGGCGAACCCTCTTGA
- a CDS encoding ATP-binding protein produces the protein MKSLEELNNENRVLRGVVESARSLTRSRFGAIVTIDGSGQIQEFVTSGITPEEKQGMANWADGPRLFAHFRDLPGALRIRDLPAYVESLLGYCPPQILSKAFQGTPMRYRGIYVGNFFLGEKEGGQDFTSEDEEILVMFAAQAATAIANARKHREEQRARADLEALIDTSPVGVAVFDAKTGSVVSFNRELKRIVEKLRMPGRSLEQLPEVITLRRADGQEFAFSELPLSEALSRGETVRAEEIVLEVPDGRSVTTLVNLTPIRSEDGEVVSTVVTLQDLAPLEELERLRVEFLGLVSHELRTPLTSIKGSTASVLGAAPALDPAEMLQFFRIIDEQADHMRGLISDLLDAGRIETGTLSVTLENTAVATLVEQARKTFLSGGGRHIIQIDLPPDLPPVMADNRRIVQVLNNLLSNSSRNSPESSPIGISAVRDDVYVSISVSDKGRGVPPELLPHLFRKYARVDGGDRGIAGSGLGLAICKGLVEAHGGRIRAESGGPGMGAVFTFTIPVAEVEDVAATASEVHSTIRPHREEPKRTPILVVDDDPHTLHHVRDALATAGYTPLLTGDPQEVSELIRIKKPRLVLLDLMLPGTDGIELMERHPEMAELPVIFISGYGRDETIARALEVGAADYIVKPFSPTELAARVGAVLRRSHEPATPFRVGDLAVHYAERRVTLADRPVQLTATEYELLRVLSVNAGRVTTYEALLRQVWGRLNSGDFRPVRAFVKKLRKKLGDKASSPTYIFTERQVGYRMGAPDDL, from the coding sequence ATGAAAAGCCTCGAAGAGCTGAACAACGAAAACAGGGTGTTGCGCGGGGTCGTTGAAAGCGCCCGCTCCCTGACCCGTTCTCGCTTTGGCGCCATCGTGACCATCGACGGTTCGGGACAGATTCAGGAATTCGTGACTTCCGGCATCACTCCCGAAGAGAAGCAAGGAATGGCGAACTGGGCCGACGGTCCCCGGCTCTTCGCACACTTCCGGGACCTTCCGGGGGCGCTGAGAATTCGAGACCTGCCCGCCTACGTCGAGTCGCTCCTGGGCTACTGTCCACCCCAGATTCTGTCGAAGGCCTTCCAGGGAACGCCCATGCGTTATCGGGGAATCTATGTCGGGAACTTCTTTCTGGGCGAGAAGGAAGGCGGACAGGATTTCACGAGCGAGGACGAGGAGATTCTCGTGATGTTCGCTGCACAGGCAGCGACGGCCATCGCCAACGCCCGCAAGCACCGGGAGGAGCAGCGGGCCCGGGCCGACCTGGAAGCCCTGATCGACACCTCGCCGGTGGGCGTCGCAGTCTTCGACGCCAAAACCGGCAGTGTGGTGTCGTTTAACCGGGAGTTGAAGCGGATCGTCGAGAAGCTGCGCATGCCGGGCCGGTCCTTGGAGCAGCTACCGGAGGTCATCACCCTGCGGCGCGCCGACGGCCAGGAGTTCGCCTTCTCGGAACTCCCCCTCTCCGAGGCGCTGAGCCGCGGCGAAACCGTGCGTGCCGAGGAGATTGTTCTCGAGGTCCCCGACGGACGAAGCGTCACGACCTTGGTCAACCTCACGCCGATCCGTTCGGAAGACGGCGAAGTCGTATCCACGGTCGTCACCCTGCAGGACTTGGCGCCGCTGGAAGAGTTGGAACGTTTGAGGGTCGAGTTCCTGGGCCTGGTGAGCCACGAACTACGGACTCCGCTGACCTCCATCAAGGGCTCGACCGCCTCCGTGCTGGGCGCTGCGCCGGCTTTGGATCCGGCAGAGATGCTCCAATTCTTCCGCATCATCGACGAACAGGCCGACCACATGCGCGGCCTGATCAGCGATCTTCTTGACGCGGGACGCATCGAGACGGGCACCCTGTCGGTCACTCTCGAAAACACGGCGGTGGCCACTTTGGTGGAACAGGCTCGGAAGACGTTCCTGAGCGGCGGCGGCAGACACATTATTCAAATCGACCTGCCCCCGGACCTGCCCCCGGTGATGGCCGACAACAGGCGCATTGTCCAGGTATTGAACAACCTCCTGTCCAACTCTTCCCGGAATTCTCCCGAATCTTCTCCCATCGGGATCTCCGCCGTGAGAGACGACGTTTACGTGTCGATCTCGGTATCGGACAAGGGCCGAGGGGTGCCGCCGGAACTGCTGCCGCACCTGTTCCGGAAATACGCACGCGTCGACGGCGGTGATCGGGGGATCGCGGGTTCCGGTCTCGGCTTGGCCATCTGCAAGGGTCTGGTAGAGGCTCACGGGGGGCGAATCCGAGCCGAAAGCGGCGGTCCCGGAATGGGCGCCGTGTTCACTTTTACGATTCCGGTGGCTGAAGTAGAAGACGTCGCCGCGACGGCCAGCGAAGTCCACAGCACGATCCGGCCGCATCGGGAAGAGCCGAAGCGAACGCCCATCCTGGTGGTCGACGACGACCCGCACACGCTCCATCACGTCCGGGACGCGCTGGCAACGGCCGGCTACACCCCGCTCCTGACGGGTGATCCTCAGGAGGTGTCCGAGCTGATCAGAATCAAGAAACCGCGGCTGGTGCTGCTTGACCTGATGCTTCCCGGGACCGATGGAATAGAACTGATGGAGCGCCATCCCGAGATGGCCGAGCTGCCGGTCATCTTCATCTCCGGCTACGGAAGGGATGAAACCATCGCGAGGGCCTTGGAGGTCGGGGCTGCCGACTACATCGTCAAACCCTTTTCGCCGACGGAACTTGCCGCGAGAGTCGGGGCGGTGCTGCGGCGGAGCCATGAGCCGGCCACACCCTTCCGGGTGGGAGACCTGGCCGTCCACTACGCGGAACGCCGTGTGACCCTCGCCGACCGTCCAGTACAGTTGACGGCTACCGAATACGAACTGCTCCGCGTCCTCTCCGTCAATGCTGGACGGGTCACGACGTACGAGGCCCTGTTGCGCCAAGTCTGGGGCCGGCTCAATTCCGGCGATTTTCGTCCGGTGCGCGCCTTCGTCAAGAAGCTCCGCAAAAAGCTGGGCGACAAAGCGTCCAGTCCGACCTACATCTTTACCGAGCGCCAAGTCGGCTACCGGATGGGCGCGCCTGACGACTTGTAA